From the genome of Setaria viridis chromosome 1, Setaria_viridis_v4.0, whole genome shotgun sequence:
GTGAATCAGTGTTTCACCCTTATGAggtgaagtttttttttcctcttgacGGGCTGTGGGCTGGCCTGACCCGTAAAAATGGCCGGGCTTTTCGGatcggcccggcacgaaaaaggTCTCACGGGCCCGTGCATGGGCCGTTGCCACggcccgtgggctggcccggcacggcACGACGGGTTACCGTGACGGGCCAGGCCCGGTACGAAAACGAACGGGCCATGCCGGGCCCGTGCTGGACCGGATCGGGCGGCCCGAATGGACATCTATATCGGCAAGAGCCCCCTCCGCGCAGAAgcgtcaaaaaaaaagaaacggcGGATGACTGGAAGCTTCCTCAATTTCAGGCGACTGGAAGCTAGGAGGTTTGGGGGACAAAACCAATTCAGTACTGTACATCTTTAAGCAGTATGCCTCACAGACCGCGCCCCGCGCAAGGACGGCGAACTATACAGAAGCAGCCGGACACTGTACGGTGCCATGGGTGGAGAGGCAAAGAACCCAGCAGGTGATGCTCCCCCGTCAGCTCACCCAACAACCGTGCAGGCGACCGCGCACGAACCATTCATCCTCCACTCCATGGAGGCCGCAGGAATCACCACGAGAACGTGCAGCGCACGCCCGCTTGGTCGCTCCTCTCGGTCTCGGCCGGATACCACCggcggaccggcggcggcgcgcgccggtCGGCTACTACGCAggcgtcgacgacgacgcagccgccgccgccgcctcctcctgctccacccGATCCTCGGCCTTGCCCGGGGCCGCCGCTCGGCGCAGCTGCCGCGCGCGCACGCACAGGAACGCGCCGAGCGCGACCTGCATTGCGACGGCCACGCCGGCGAGCGCGATCCCGAACCTCTCCCCGAAGTTGAGCCGTCGCCACCACGCCGACCTCACCGGCggaggacggcgcggcggaggcggagcgcggTGTCGCGGCCCCGGCTGTGGCGTGGCGCCGCGGGGCTTGCTACTGCCGGGCACGGCATGCTGCGGCCTCGGCTGGG
Proteins encoded in this window:
- the LOC117844697 gene encoding uncharacterized protein — translated: MAPRGSESPRARALTVTAAALLVPLLLSSLPLTGAAAGSPSPAPAPAPPLSHPPQPRPQHAVPGSSKPRGATPQPGPRHRAPPPPRRPPPVRSAWWRRLNFGERFGIALAGVAVAMQVALGAFLCVRARQLRRAAAPGKAEDRVEQEEAAAAAASSSTPA